A stretch of the Panicum virgatum strain AP13 chromosome 9N, P.virgatum_v5, whole genome shotgun sequence genome encodes the following:
- the LOC120691208 gene encoding 40S ribosomal protein S2-4-like, producing the protein MAERGGERGGERGGFGRRFGRGDRGGRRGGRRGQRQEEEKWVPVTKLGRLVKEQKISKIEEIYLHSLPVKEHQIVETLVPGLKDEVMKITPVQKQTRAGQRTRFKAFVVVGDCDGHVGLGVKCAKEVATAIRGAIILAKLSVVPVRRGYWGNKIGQPHTVPCKVTGKCGSVTVRMVPAPRGSGIVAARVPKKVLQFAGIEDVFTSSRGSTKTLGNFVKATFDCLMKTYGFLTPEFWKETSFRMTPFQQFTDLLAIPTKGLMLEAPVETVEA; encoded by the exons atggcggagcgcgGCGGAGAGCGCGGTGGCGAGCGCGGCGGGTTCGGCCGGCGCTTCGGCCGCGGCGACCGTGGCGGGCGCCGTGGTGGCCGGCGCGGGCAGCGCCAGGAGGAGGAGAAGTGGGTCCCCGTCACCAAGCTCGGCCGCCTCGTGAAGGAGCAAAAGATCAGCAAGATCGAGGAGATCTACCTACACTCGCTCCCCGTCAAGGAGCACCAGAtcgtggagaccctcgtccctGGGCTCAAGGACGAGGTCATGAAGATCACGCCCGTGCAGAAGCAGACGCGCGCCGGGCAGCGCACCCGCTTCAAGGccttcgtcgtcgtcggagactGCGACGGCCACGTCGGGCTCGGCGTCAAGTGCGCCAAGGAGGTGGCCACCGCCATCCGCGGCGCCATCATCCTCGCCAAGCTCTCCGTCGTGCCCGTCAGGAGGGGGTACTGGGGTAACAAGATCGGCCAGCCGCATACCGTGCCCTGCAAGGTCACCGGCAAGTGCGGTTCCGTCACCGTGCGCATGGTGCCCGCTCCCAGGGGTTCCGGCATcgtcgccgcgcgcgtgccTAAGAAGGTGCTGCAGTTCGCTGGCATTGAGGATGTCTTCACCTCGTCCCGTGGCTCCACCAAGACTCTTGGCAACTTCGTGAAG GCAACCTTCGACTGCCTGATGAAGACCTACGGTTTCCTTACACCTGAGTTCTGGAAGGAGACCAGCTTCAGGATGACCCCATTCCAGCAGTTCACTGATCTCCTGGCAATCCCTACCAAGGGTCTTATGCTCGAGGCCCCAGTTGAGACAGTAGAGGCTTAG
- the LOC120692083 gene encoding uncharacterized protein LOC120692083 produces the protein MELPWGMLLLFVLSFSSSSSSFSAAFATLAVSAPPPAPAPRHAQDAEGLLINGNFETAPRKLNKTLIVGRHSLPGWTLRGHVEYVSGGPQPGGMFFAVPHGVHALRLGSRASASQNVTVRPGALYALTFAATRTCAQDENLRIAVAPSLSAPADIAVRTLYSGASADTWAWGFRASSPVAQVTFANPGVQEDAACGPLLDAVAIKELPTPYPTKDNLIKNPGFEIGPQVLKNSSVGVLLPPKQKDTTSPLPGWIIESLKAVRFIDAAHFSVPAGQYAVELVAGRESAIAQVIRTVPNRAYNLSLAVGDAQNGCHGSMLVEAFAGNVTQKVPFESAGKGAFKAASFRFVASGARTRLTFYSSYYHTKVSDGVSLCGPVLDQVKVVPLPVKA, from the exons ATGGAGCTTCCCTGGGGAATGCTGCTGCTGTTCgtcctctccttctcctcctcgtcctcctccttctccgcgGCTTTCGCCACACTCGCCGTCagtgctccgccgccggcccctgcaCCTCGTCATGCTCAAGACGCTGAAG GCCTGCTCATCAATGGCAACTTCGAGACGGCGCCAAGGAAGCTGAACAAGACCCTCATCGTGGGCCGCCATTCGCTGCCGGGGTGGACGCTGCGCGGCCACGTCGAGTACGTCTCCGGCGGGCCGCAGCCGGGCGGCATGTTCTTCGCGGTGCCGCACGGCGTGCACGCGCTCCGCCTCGGCAGCCGCGCGTCGGCGTCGCAGAACGTGACGGTGCGCCCCGGCGCGCTGTACGCGCTCACGTTCGCGGCGACGCGGACGTGCGCGCAGGACGAGAACCTGCGCATCGCGGTGGCGCCGTCGCTCTCGGCCCCCGCCGACATCGCCGTCCGCACGCTCTACAGCGGCGCGTCCGCCGACACCTGGGCCTGGGGCTTCCGCGCCTCCTCCCCCGTCGCGCAGGTCACGTTCGCCAACCCCGGCGTGCAGGAGGACGCCGCGTGCGGCCCGCTGCTCGACGCCGTCGCCATCAAGGAGCTGCCCACGCCGTACCCGACCAAAG ACAACCTCATCAAGAACCCCGGCTTCGAGATCGGGCCGCAGGTGTTGAAGAACTCGTCGGTTGGCGTCCTCCTGCCGCCGAAGCAGAAGGACACGACGTCCCCGCTCCCCGGCTGGATCATCGAGTCGCTCAAGGCGGTGCGGTTCATCGACGCGGCCCACTTCTCGGTCCCCGCGGGGCAGTACGCCGTGGAGCTGGTGGCCGGCCGCGAGAGCGCCATTGCGCAGGTGATCCGCACCGTGCCCAACCGCGCCTACAACCTGTCCTTGGCCGTCGGCGACGCCCAGAACGGCTGCCACGGGTCCATGCTGGTGGAGGCCTTCGCCGGCAACGTGACGCAGAAGGTGCCGTTCGAGTCCGCGGGCAAGGGCGCGTTCAAGGCGGCGAGCTTCAGGTTCGTGGCGAGCGGCGCCCGGACCCGGCTCACCTTCTACAGCTCCTACTACCACACCAAGGTCAGCGACGGCGTCTCGCTGTGCGGCCCCGTGCTGGATCAGGTCAAGGTCGTGCCCCTCCCCGTCAAGGCGTAG